One window of the Bos mutus isolate GX-2022 chromosome X, NWIPB_WYAK_1.1, whole genome shotgun sequence genome contains the following:
- the MPC1L gene encoding mitochondrial pyruvate carrier 1-like protein, translating to MAAVVALCRKAMETVKTKEFRDYLASTHFWGPVANWGLPLAAFRDMRASPDIISGRMTTALIFYSMAFMRFAYRVQPRNLLLMACHGTNIVAQSMQAGRYLNYHYGGGTTAATTAAVSAASATSTGSVDSSATSTGSVDSTAATTPAAEDPVAHSNCQEITCCYLVTWDCD from the coding sequence ATGGCAGCGGTGGTGGCTCTGTGCCGGAAGGCGATGGAGACCGTGAAGACTAAGGAGTTCCGAGATTACCTGGCCAGCACGCACTTCTGGGGTCCAGTGGCCAACTGGGGCCTCCCGCTGGCTGCCTTCAGGGACATGAGGGCATCACCGGACATCATCAGTGGCCGCATGACGACTGCACTCATCTTCTACTCGATGGCCTTCATGCGCTTCGCCTACCGTGTACAGCCTCGCAATTTGCTGCTGATGGCGTGTCACGGCACCAACATAGTGGCACAGAGTATGCAGGCGGGCCGCTACCTGAATTACCACTATGGCGGTGGCACCACGGCAGCCACCACTGCTGCTGTCTCTGCCGCTTCTGCCACCTCTACCGGCTCTGTGGATTCTTCTGCCACCTCTACCGGCTCTGTGGATTCTACTGCAGCTACCACCCCTGCAGCTGAAGACCCTGTGGCTCACAGCAACTGCCAGGAGATCACCTGCTGTTATCTAGTGACCTGGGACTGTGACTGA